The following are from one region of the Nicotiana tomentosiformis chromosome 7, ASM39032v3, whole genome shotgun sequence genome:
- the LOC138895612 gene encoding uncharacterized protein translates to MEYETRCLDAGVVPHLENWVRSLVSTSSYTERAWRDLSKGRWEARTHGKSSSCLTDLSVVQSFLQTQKPAKEHKRKRTSDSEGQKPKKRTSRKPKGNIIPLTIESVRRLREEEEKEDDSVLVARARASTEFRRASESAGADIAPSRPDEVEEEASAQVPEPRGNRDALPRAQIVEAYHEEGARGEEDPFRDYFVGVEGVTGLSDLEVSKKSSGEVGAPRLFNESQQALKRAFALYHEAFFRSLGEMNREEEAKGLRAELGAAREEQADLAEQVKRIFEVNITDSSVVANSSIPQIQQKFDMIRQLHVEMGAVKAEAEEWKKNMDHLASEKETTRAQLASAETQLRGLKEKALVQVKEIEDFRSRLGSITFDRERLASELAVAKSEVEIATANVDAMMVVNRSDAEAAQVRAKEVAKAAQARANWVAEHAKC, encoded by the exons atggaatatgaaac TCGTTGCTTGGATGCCGGTGTGGTTCCCCACCTTGAGAACTGGGTTAGGAGCCTGGTTTCGACATCATCTTACACCGAGCGcgcatggcgcgatttgtcaaagggtcggtgggaggctcgtactcacGGTAAATCTTCTTCCTGCCTTACAGATTTGTCTGTCGTTCAATCATTTTTGCAAACACAA AAACCGGCGAAAGAGCATAAGAGAAAAAGGACCTCGgactccgagggtcaaaaacccaagaagagaACATCCCGTAAGCCCAAGGGGAACATAATCCCACTGACTATAGAGTCAGTCCGAAGgctaagggaagaagaagaaaaggaagatgaTTCCGTGCTGGTGGCCCGTGCACGAGCTAGCACCGAGTTTCGGAGAGCTTCAGAATCGGCGGGAGCTGATATTGCTCCATCTAGGCCCGACGAGGTCGAGGAGGAGGCTTCGGCCCAGGTCCCTGAGCCAAGAGGAAATAGAGATGCTTTACCTCGAG CTCAGATCGTAGAGGCCTATCACGAGGAAGGAGCCCGTGGAGAGGAAGATCCTTTCCGTGATTATTTTGTTGGAGTAGAAGGTGTCACTggtctgagtgacttggaggttTCGAAGAAGAGCTCGGGCGAGGTGGGAGCACCTCGTCTTTTCAACGAATCCCAACAGGCCCTAAAACGG GCTTTTGCACTCTATCACGAAGCTTTCTTCCGATCCCTGGGGGAGATGAACCG GGAAGAGGAAGCAAAAGGACTTCGGGCTGAGCTAGGAGCAGCTCGGGAAGAACAAGCTGACCTAgccgagcaggtaaaaagaatctttgaagttaacATCACTGACTCGAGCGTGGTGGCTAATAGTTCAATCCCACAGATCCAACAAAAGTTCGATATGATAAGGCAACTTCATGTTGAAATGGGCGCAGTGAAGGCGGAGGCCGAGGAGTGGAAAAAGAACATGGACCAccttgcctcagaaaaggagaCTACCCGAGCTCAGCTGGCCTCGGCTGAGACCCAGCTCCGAGGCTTGAAAGAGAAGGCCTTAGTGCAAGTCAAGGAAATCGAGGATTTCCGGTCTCGGTTGGGATCAATAACTTTTGATCGAGAGAGACTGGCCTCAGAACTTGCAGtggccaaatcggaggtcgaaaTAGCCACGGCAAATGTTGATGCAATGATGGTCGTCAACCggtccgatgctgaagctgctcaggttcgagcGAAAGAGGTTGCCAAAGCTGCTCAGGCTCGGgcaaactgggttgccgagcatgctaaatgctaG